In one window of Arachis ipaensis cultivar K30076 chromosome B06, Araip1.1, whole genome shotgun sequence DNA:
- the LOC107604986 gene encoding uncharacterized protein LOC107604986, with the protein MAKIRIAIILLGLCLVCNSAGLAEAEYMKYKDPKLSIDARVEDLISRMTLEEKIGQMLQVERKYVSADDIKKYSIGSVMSEAGSIPGPSRLASAQTWIDMVNEFQKGAVSSRLGIPMFYGIDAVHGHSTVYKATFFPHNIGLGATRDPELIKRIGAATALEVRATGIQYAYAPCIAVCRDPRWGRCYESYGEDPALVQSMTEIIPGYCLVLTFRLKFLYTVLDSEKVIGSAKHYVGDGGTINGIDEYNTVIDREGLLRIHMPGYFAAISKGVATIMVSYSSWNGVKMHANRELITGFLKNALHFKGVVISDFEGIDRITTPPHANFTYSVEAGVSAGIDMFMVPQFYKEFVDDLTKLVTKKFIPMSRIDDAAKRILWVKFMMGLFENPFADYSLVRYLGIQEHRELAREAVRKSLVLLKNGESVEKPLLPLRRKASKILVAGSHADNLGYQCGGWTIEWQGISGNDILKGTTILNAIRNTVDPETIVTYKENPDAEFVKSNGFSYAIVVVGEHPYAEMHGDNKNLTIPDPGPETITNVCGAIKCVVVVISGRPVVIEPYLHIIDALVAAWLPGSEGQGVADVLYGDYGFTGKLPRTWFKTVDQLPMNVGDPHYDPLFPFGFGLSTESIKAIYSA; encoded by the exons ATGGCTAAAATCCGCATCGCCATCATCTTATTGGGGCTCTGCCTAGTATGCAATTCGGCAGGTTTGGCAGAGGCAGAGTACATGAAGTACAAGGACCCCAAACTGTCAATCGATGCAAGGGTCGAGGATCTTATTAGCCGGATGACTCTTGAGGAGAAAATTGGCCAGATGTTGCAAGTCGAACGCAAGTATGTGTCTGCTGATGACATCAAGAAGTATTCTATTG GGAGTGTCATGAGCGAGGCAGGGAGTATTCCAGGTCCATCTCGATTGGCTTCTGCGCAAACCTGGATTGACATGGTGAATGAATTTCAGAAGGGTGCTGTATCAAGCCGGCTTGGAATTCCAATGTTTTATGGCATTGATGCCGTTCATGGCCACAGCACTGTTTATAAAGCAACTTTTTTCCCTCACAATATTGGCCTTGGAGCTACCAG AGATCCTGAACTTATTAAGAGAATTGGAGCTGCCACTGCCCTTGAAGTTAGAGCAACAGGAATTCAATATGCCTATGCACCTTGTATAGCA GTATGTAGAGATCCAAGATGGGGTCGGTGTTACGAAAGCTACGGCGAAGATCCTGCACTAGTTCAGTCAATGACTGAAATAATACCAGGTTATTGTTTGGTTCTTACCTTT CGTCTGAAATTCTTATATACTGTGTTGGACAGTGAAAAGGTCATAGGTTCTGCTAAGCACTATGTGGGTGATGGTGGAACAATCAATGGGATTGATGAGTACAACACTGTCATAGATAGAGAGGGCTTGCTGAGAATTCACATGCCGGGTTATTTTGCTGCAATTAGCAAGGGAGTTGCAACGATTATGGTCTCTTACTCCAGTTGGAATGGAGTAAAAATGCATGCTAATCGTGAACTTATTACCGGATTCCTCAAGAATGCCCTCCATTTCAAG GGCGTGGTTATTTCAGATTTTGAGGGTATTGATAGGATCACCACTCCACCTCATGCAAATTTCACATATTCAGTTGAAGCTGGAGTTTCTGCTGGCATTGACATG TTCATGGTTCCTCAATTCTACAAAGAATTCGTAGATGATCTAACCAAATTGGTGACAAAGAAGTTCATTCCTATGAGTCGAATCGATGATGCAGCAAAGAGAATTTTGTGGGTTAAATTCATGATGGGCCTATTTGAGAACCCTTTTGCTGATTACAGTTTGGTTAGATATCTGGGAATACAG GAGCATAGAGAATTGGCTAGGGAAGCTGTGAGGAAATCACTGGTCCTTCTTAAAAATGGCGAATCTGTTGAGAAGCCTCTATTGCCTCTTCGTCGGAAGGCTTCGAAAATACTTGTAGCCGGAAGCCATGCAGATAATCTAGGATATCAGTGTGGCGGCTGGACTATTGAATGGCAAGGAATCAGTGGCAATGATATTCTCAAag GGACTACAATTCTCAATGCTATAAGAAACACTGTTGATCCAGAGACCATAGTGACCTACAAGGAGAATCCTGATGCCGAATTTGTCAAGTCCAATGGATTTTCTTATGCCATAGTTGTAGTAGGAGAGCATCCCTATGCTGAAATGCATGGTGATAACAAGAACTTGACCATCCCGGACCCTGGCCCCGAGACCATAACAAATGTATGTGGAGCCATAAAATGTGTGGTGGTTGTTATTTCCGGCCGCCCTGTAGTTATTGAACCATATCTTCATATAATAGACGCTCTTGTGGCTGCTTGGCTTCCGGGAAGTGAAGGCCAGGGTGTAGCTGATGTCCTATATGGCGACTACGGTTTCACCGGAAAGCTTCCAAGGACATGGTTCAAAACTGTTGATCAATTACCAATGAATGTTGGAGATCCTCATTATGATCCCCTTTTCCCATTTGGATTTGGCCTTTCTACTGAATCTATTAAGGCCATTTACTCAGCATAG
- the LOC107604985 gene encoding spermidine hydroxycinnamoyl transferase isoform X2, translating into MVVTIDRSYTITPSDSSSTTIIPLSHCDQTKLPNHGSQLSLYTTSNSSSSMENLRASLSKALNLYYPLAGRLRWIHGGRLQLLCNSKGVTLLEATCHDNHTTLDMLLENLDNNVLLEQFLPKVDYSVDRIDDMPLMAAQFTRLPGNGVVLGMIICRAVVDGAALGNFICSWSKLARGEDLDSSLVPFYDRGLLDSLGVSVGPRFEHAEFLTPPLWEEQKEEPQEIELATVVLKLTKGQVEMLKKKAYHDGDGFGNGSNSSTLSSSRPYTSFEVISGHLWRCICKVKNEGNWGQKTRVCALVNCRNRFKPNLPQSYFGNATFPTVTPTCCFDDIVHKPLGYAVRNVRKAIERMNDEYVRSAIAYIANQKDMNSLREKLYNLGGGKSRVNPNIYIVSWANFPFYEADFGWGKPVCLVPGSINSDGKAFIMNNGSGDGFIVATCLQQSVVDDLKKLFYEDIEEVYPNSKL; encoded by the exons atggTAGTAACAATCGATCGTTCTTACACGATAACCCCCTCAGATTCCTCTTCCACTACAATAATCCCTTTGTCACACTGTGATCAAACCAAGCTTCCAAACCATGGATCCCAACTTTCTCTCTACACCACTTCTAATTCCTCTTCTTCAATGGAAAATCTCAGAGCCTCACTCAGCAAAGCCTTGAATCTCTACTACCCTTTAGCCGGTCGACTCAGATGGATCCATGGCGGTCGATTACAACTTCTCTGCAACTCAAAGGGCGTCACACTATTGGAAGCCACGTGTCACGATAATCATACAACCTTGGACATGCTTCTCGAAAACCTTGATAACAATGTTTTGTTGGAACAGTTTTTGCCCAAGGTTGACTATAGCGTTGACCGTATTGACGACATGCCGTTGATGGCGGCACAATTCACGAGGCTTCCGGGCAACGGCGTCGTTTTGGGGATGATTATTTGTCGTGCTGTGGTTGACGGAGCCGCTCTTGGGAATTTCATTTGTTCATGGTCAAAATTGGCGAGAGGTGAAGATTTGGATTCGAGTTTGGTTCCGTTTTACGATCGAGGGTTGTTGGATTCGCTTGGTGTGAGTGTGGGTCCAAGATTTGAACATGCTGAATTTCTAACACCGCCACTTTGGGAAGAACAAAAAGAAGAACCACAAGAGATTGAGCTTGCTACTGTTGTGTTAAAGCTCACCAAAGGCCAAGTTGAGATGCTTAAGAAGAAAGCTTATCATGATGGTG ATGGCTTTGGCAATGGTTCAAACTCATCAACACTTTCTTCAAGTAGGCCTTACACTAGTTTTGAGGTCATAAGTGGTCACTTATGGAGGTGTATTTGCAAGGTGAAGAATGAGGGTAATTGGGGCCAGAAAACAAGGGTATGTGCATTGGTCAATTGCAGGAACAGATTTAAACCAAATCTTCCTCAAAGTTATTTTGGGAATGCAACATTTCCTACCGTGACACCAACATGTTGCTTCGATGATATTGTTCACAAGCCTCTAGGCTACGCCGTTCGGAACGTGAGGAAAGCGATTGAGCGAATGAATGATGAGTATGTAAGGTCTGCCATTGCTTACATTGCTAATCAGAAGGACATGAATTCATTGAGGGAGAAGTTGTATAATCTTGGAGGAGGAAAATCCAGGGTGAACCCGAATATTTATATTGTGAGTTGGGCTAACTTTCCTTTTTATGAAGCGGATTTCGGGTGGGGAAAGCCGGTTTGTTTGGTTCCGGGAAGCATAAATTCGGATGGGAAGGCTTTCATTATGAACAATGGAAGTGGTGATGGCTTCATTGTTGCTACTTGCTTGCAACAATCCGTTGTTGATGATCTGAAGAAGCTCTTTTATGAGGATATAGAGGAGGTATATCCTAACTCCAAATTGTGA
- the LOC107604985 gene encoding spermidine hydroxycinnamoyl transferase isoform X1 produces MVVTIDRSYTITPSDSSSTTIIPLSHCDQTKLPNHGSQLSLYTTSNSSSSMENLRASLSKALNLYYPLAGRLRWIHGGRLQLLCNSKGVTLLEATCHDNHTTLDMLLENLDNNVLLEQFLPKVDYSVDRIDDMPLMAAQFTRLPGNGVVLGMIICRAVVDGAALGNFICSWSKLARGEDLDSSLVPFYDRGLLDSLGVSVGPRFEHAEFLTPPLWEEQKEEPQEIELATVVLKLTKGQVEMLKKKAYHDGGKDGFGNGSNSSTLSSSRPYTSFEVISGHLWRCICKVKNEGNWGQKTRVCALVNCRNRFKPNLPQSYFGNATFPTVTPTCCFDDIVHKPLGYAVRNVRKAIERMNDEYVRSAIAYIANQKDMNSLREKLYNLGGGKSRVNPNIYIVSWANFPFYEADFGWGKPVCLVPGSINSDGKAFIMNNGSGDGFIVATCLQQSVVDDLKKLFYEDIEEVYPNSKL; encoded by the exons atggTAGTAACAATCGATCGTTCTTACACGATAACCCCCTCAGATTCCTCTTCCACTACAATAATCCCTTTGTCACACTGTGATCAAACCAAGCTTCCAAACCATGGATCCCAACTTTCTCTCTACACCACTTCTAATTCCTCTTCTTCAATGGAAAATCTCAGAGCCTCACTCAGCAAAGCCTTGAATCTCTACTACCCTTTAGCCGGTCGACTCAGATGGATCCATGGCGGTCGATTACAACTTCTCTGCAACTCAAAGGGCGTCACACTATTGGAAGCCACGTGTCACGATAATCATACAACCTTGGACATGCTTCTCGAAAACCTTGATAACAATGTTTTGTTGGAACAGTTTTTGCCCAAGGTTGACTATAGCGTTGACCGTATTGACGACATGCCGTTGATGGCGGCACAATTCACGAGGCTTCCGGGCAACGGCGTCGTTTTGGGGATGATTATTTGTCGTGCTGTGGTTGACGGAGCCGCTCTTGGGAATTTCATTTGTTCATGGTCAAAATTGGCGAGAGGTGAAGATTTGGATTCGAGTTTGGTTCCGTTTTACGATCGAGGGTTGTTGGATTCGCTTGGTGTGAGTGTGGGTCCAAGATTTGAACATGCTGAATTTCTAACACCGCCACTTTGGGAAGAACAAAAAGAAGAACCACAAGAGATTGAGCTTGCTACTGTTGTGTTAAAGCTCACCAAAGGCCAAGTTGAGATGCTTAAGAAGAAAGCTTATCATGATGGTGGTAAAG ATGGCTTTGGCAATGGTTCAAACTCATCAACACTTTCTTCAAGTAGGCCTTACACTAGTTTTGAGGTCATAAGTGGTCACTTATGGAGGTGTATTTGCAAGGTGAAGAATGAGGGTAATTGGGGCCAGAAAACAAGGGTATGTGCATTGGTCAATTGCAGGAACAGATTTAAACCAAATCTTCCTCAAAGTTATTTTGGGAATGCAACATTTCCTACCGTGACACCAACATGTTGCTTCGATGATATTGTTCACAAGCCTCTAGGCTACGCCGTTCGGAACGTGAGGAAAGCGATTGAGCGAATGAATGATGAGTATGTAAGGTCTGCCATTGCTTACATTGCTAATCAGAAGGACATGAATTCATTGAGGGAGAAGTTGTATAATCTTGGAGGAGGAAAATCCAGGGTGAACCCGAATATTTATATTGTGAGTTGGGCTAACTTTCCTTTTTATGAAGCGGATTTCGGGTGGGGAAAGCCGGTTTGTTTGGTTCCGGGAAGCATAAATTCGGATGGGAAGGCTTTCATTATGAACAATGGAAGTGGTGATGGCTTCATTGTTGCTACTTGCTTGCAACAATCCGTTGTTGATGATCTGAAGAAGCTCTTTTATGAGGATATAGAGGAGGTATATCCTAACTCCAAATTGTGA